A stretch of DNA from Ciona intestinalis chromosome 8, KH, whole genome shotgun sequence:
AAAGTTGAATCTGCAAGTTCTACATCAGTGGCCACGCCATCTCCGATATTATACATGTTATATTCAATAGCGAGATCATTTCCTTGCGTTATAATAGAATTTAAGATATTCTTGGTCAATATGAGCTTTGCACTTGATTCTTCACTTGCCACGACGCAAAAACATGAAAGAAACAATACTAACACACAATATTTCATGATGCTTCTGGTGAATGTTCCAAAACCTCCgctttaaaattcaataagAAATGTTCAAACTCTACGGCTTCTCAATCAAATTACTCTGGAATTGCGCTACGTGGAGAATTTTTAGAAACGATGAGACGAAGGTTtgctaaagttaaaaattacacCAAAACTCTATAGTATCCGCTTCCTTGAACacatagtaaacaaagaaaaaaatttaatgacgtatttttaaatgaaagtatttaatttcaattaaaaaccaATAAATAGCATCTGATGTGTAGGTGTCTACTTACATAGCATCCATTTTAATACTACTACGTCCCTTGATACGTCATCATAACTGGTATTCAGtaaccaaactttttaaactcgGACTTCCTATATATACCGATTATCATTTTGTGATAAGGTCAAACTAATTCACGAAAAAGGTGTGACCAATGTGTATACGAGTCACGAGTATATGCATTTTTACTCttaaatgtataaatgaatgttacttgctttattctcgcgtgacCAATAGGTATTTGCACGCCACCGTATCGGTAAAATGACACTCTTTATAACGAAACTTCTTTTCCGagaccttgtgcccgcttacgagatactacgtatgtaactttgtggacgGTACCTTTTGCGAATATAGATACGGACGAAAAATTTACGGCCTGCAATCAATATCCGAACCTAGAAATGGCTCAGGAAACAATTTGAAGGACTCAAACTGCCCgtgacaaacaaaaaacattaccaTGCAACAAAGTTTATGACGACTTGCGGACACAAGGTCGGTGAATACAGGACTCTGTTGTCGTAACGCAGTTATTGCTAAAAGCATAGCGCTATAGTGACTATACCTTTATAACAAGTTGATGACGCGCTGACGTCAGTAAAAATGCTGATCATCGGGTACACACGTAGTTTTTTCCAGTGATTATGCAGCAGgagtatgaatgaatataataaCTAGCTTTATACTGCGTgactggaaaacgacagtcgttatacgtTACAACACATGTTCTGTTGGATATaccctacgagttaccaagccacaccttacgagttaccgtgcgccagcttacgagttaccaagtatgctACTTCGTGGGTAGTTATTattttgggagatttttttatgCGTGGCTTACAATTCAGACAACacattgaatgaatggatgtaactaactttatcctcgcgtgtccggaaaacgacagtcgttataacacgggtttaacacctcgtgccagcttacgagttactatgtattttactttgtgggtgattatttttggggggattttttatgtatggctgataatttggacaacccattagtgaccactgggttggagcaattaccgttaagtgtcttgcccaaggtcacatacgcctacaatggtaacagcgacaagccttgatcccatacgagccttaaacccattagtgaccactagctGGGGAAATTGCCGTcacgaccacaatggtagtagcgacgagccttgaacgtTTAATCAATTAgggctaaccaactgtgctacggcgctgGACAAACACAGTATAACGCTTGTACTACAACACCAATCAAACTCTAGGAAGTTGCGAAGTTGCAGTAAAGGATAAATTCACATCATAGTTTTTATACAacataagtgtttttttatgtatccAATTCCCAGATGATGTGTgataataattacaaaaaaatggcaGTCTGTAAAATGCTGCATTAAAGACAGTTTTGTTGGTGGTAAAAATAACAAGGCAGTACCACAGATTAGTGTGAAGTATTTTTTCCATAGgaaaagatataaatattcatttataacataaatattgcCACAGGAATCAGTGCTAGCCAtgcatattttgtttaataccatcACTATTTTTGCAATGTTCAAAAAATTTCCTAATCACATCTAGCATGAGCACCATGCTACAAAActattaatttacaaaaattgtttagaGGAACACACCAGAAACAAAAGCTTCCTGCAACAACAACTGGAGTTATAGTAACCCCACTTTCACACCAAGATGATATTGCACAAATCTTTTTAAGATGAACAGGTTTTAATCATCATCAAATGTGAGTCTTCCTGGTCCTCCTTTATTCATCCACCTTCTGTACCTCTTCATCCGAGGATCATTGGCCATCTTCGCTTTTGCTTCCTCTTGCTTTTCATGAATATAAACCTGGAGAGGCGAAAATATTGTCAAGTATAGACTAGTCAAAATAACTTAGTGGgtactttttagttttttataactaaacTGAGCTTAACTTAAAGCGCTAAAGGGTATAGTTCctaaaatatgtattataGCGAGTTACTAGAAGAAACTTGATAAAAGCaagaaaattacaaaaatgtttcccaaatacaattaataaaaccaacaatagaaaaaaagttaacattaCTATTAGCACTAAATCatcagttgtttaaaacttgcttTGGGTAGAAATTACCGAATgaaatgtattaaataataGAGTGAGCGGTAAACTTTGTGTTATTAAAAGTTCAAATTTGATAAATCTTTATATGATAGTTTGTATTAATAGcatgttgttttaacacaCATTACCTTAGCATTGCTTGTAATCCACAGTTCCCgattcatacattcatactTATTCTTGTCACTTTGCATGTCCCATGCAACTGGTTTTATGCCCAAGTTTTTGCAAACAAGGTAAATTTTATCTTCTTCAGTGAACTCTTTTTTCATTATTGTGTAATTGTAAAGCCAGCTAATATGAAACTTGAAGAACCTGAATATAACATTATCATTATGTATCATTATTTAACGTTAACCTGTCATCTACATTAGTGGTTGGACCACTTGCCACAGAACTCAAGATTAGTCAAGGTTACATCTTACATACatatgctgctaccattattgtGGGCATTCAATTTCGTGTCACTGTGTCAGAGAAGTAAAATTATCACCAGGACTGTACAAATTGTAgtcataaaacaaatttcattcatAAAGTTTCATATTTGATTTGATTACTTGATTAGTTGTAAAtggcacaaggtgtacgaAGCCACAGCATAGCCATATAAATCACCAGAGTTGTAAATCCTGAGTTGCCATGCAAAACAGAAAATCAAATAGACTGATAACATATAAGCAAAtactaaataataaactaaatgaCAAGTGTTATCATAATAGTATACgaacttataaatataatacgGCAAAAGTATTATTTGCATCCACAGTACATCAGAGTACTCAGGTTTTTGATAACCGCCTCTTATGTCCATCTTTTCTTCTATAATGGAACGAATTAGATCATCCTCCTCTTGCTTTAAATCttcttttgttttgaatttcttttgttttctttaagaaaaatttattttaataccctagttttacaatgtataattttaacagaGTAGGCTATGTAACAAGTAATATTAGTTTAGTACTATCCTAGATAACGGCTCCCTAAAACTGTGTGtcactaaatttaaaactatctTTAACAATAACTCAAAAAGTTGCATCAACCGCTGCTGTGCTGCATAAACTTAACTTAAAAAATTTGTTGTGTAGCCAGCAGTTTCAGGGACCACGACCCTGAAAAGTTTTCTTCATGTTTATGACTATAATACtgaataaaatgataaaaaacacaaacatccTATAACAAGCAgttgttatatttgtaaatcatttattacttatttaccttttttcaACCCACAACCCTCTGCTCTTGGCTTCTTCCTTCGCAGCATTTCTATATTTTGAGTTCTGTACCATATACTGTATTGCTGTGTTATAGGAAGTCATCCAACTAATGTATTGGAACACAGAGATTACTGTAACTGTTCCAAACAAAACCACTCTCACATCCACGTTTGGCATTTTGCGCTTATAATACCGATAATAATTGTAATAATATTCTTCAGGATGTTGAAGGTAGTAGTCATATTCATCCCTTGTTTGAGTGTTTCTCAATGTCTCATACGCTGTGGCAACCTGGTGAAACTTTAACACACCCTCTTCAATCTCCTTTTCAGACCCCCCACGTCCCCTTAAATAATCAGGGTGATAGATTCTGGCCAGTTTTCGGTAGGCCTTCGAAATTTCACCTTTTGATGCGGAGCTGTCAACATCAAGAACATTGTAACAATTTTCTTCTCCGCAATACATTCCAGGAATAAGTTGACATGATGCAAGATCAAAAGTACACAGCAGAATCACAACAACACTGCTTATGTGTACAAAATATGAAGCAAGCATCCTTCTAATAATTAAGAACAAATTAAATCATGAATTCAAGAGTAGCTGTACAACATACAAGAGTGCAATGCTACCTTGATGATACCATAGTTGGAACTAAATTATTCATCAGTGACTAAAACGAAaaattatacatattttaagtATTCCAACCGATATATATGACTAAACCCTTACACAAACTTTTTTCCCAAAACGATGTTTAGCAGGAATCAGGGAAACCTATGTGGTGCACTTTAAGACCAAAGTTTTAACTAGTCACCAACAGCAGGAGCATCCCATACCATAAAACCTATGACACTCCAAACCAgtagtttaactttatttaacaattcAAACTTAAATTGGTTAACCtgtgttaattaataatatgatcaaaacgtttaaaacataaaataaattaataactttattgttttaattgatatgtgtacaaaaagttacagattttctataaaattatacccatctaaaaattaaataaataaaggaagacACTGACAGTATTCCTGTTATCATATCCTACGACCGCGTACCTTGCTCTTATTTCCGATTGCGTTTTCACTGTACAGTAAGTTGCTATCCATTCCACGCGAATATTTCGTCACAGCTGAAATctcttgtgatgtcataaggcAGATAATCGGGGTGCGTGCCGCGCGATCGAggaacaaaaaatgaaacttttagcGAGCTATGATTGTTCACAAACATTTTGTCGCAAATTATTTAGTTGACTTACAGGTGCCAgccaaatttgtttatttttaaaaattctacaaactaaaaatattttgtgatattttaatattaccaagcaaataaaaggtttatttGATTGCACtattttattaccaaattaaTTGCAGTAGGGTTACAAAATTTTAGTAACAATTTAACGAGCAACAtgatatgaaataaaaacaatatcacccaatttttaagaaataacGCAGGCTACGTTTAAGTAAATCGCCCACAACACTTGCAAAATGAATTGTGTGGGCAATCACAACAATTAGTTCAATCTAAATGCTTAACGGTTgcagaaaataatttatataattaagcacaatgtttaaaacaaatttctgaATCGAATTTTTGCTTccagtttaataataattaaggCTACATTATCAAAACACTTCAAAAGAATACAGCTGAAAAAATTACAACTGagaagaaatatataaacatgaaaacAATGGCAAAGGCGAAGCaacacaaaattattaaaattaaatttttaaacaagctaaaatgaataaaacattagaaaaccaatgaaaataaaatacttttgaatTAGGTGAACCGTCAAAGAAAATGCTTAAGTATGTGATGTACGAccgatttatttttatattgtccACGAGAGAAGTAT
This window harbors:
- the LOC100184763 gene encoding dnaJ homolog subfamily C member 25; the encoded protein is MLASYFVHISSVVVILLCTFDLASCQLIPGMYCGEENCYNVLDVDSSASKGEISKAYRKLARIYHPDYLRGRGGSEKEIEEGVLKFHQVATAYETLRNTQTRDEYDYYLQHPEEYYYNYYRYYKRKMPNVDVRVVLFGTVTVISVFQYISWMTSYNTAIQYMVQNSKYRNAAKEEAKSRGLWVEKRKQKKFKTKEDLKQEEDDLIRSIIEEKMDIRGGYQKPEYSDVLWMQIILLPYYIYKFFKFHISWLYNYTIMKKEFTEEDKIYLVCKNLGIKPVAWDMQSDKNKYECMNRELWITSNAKVYIHEKQEEAKAKMANDPRMKRYRRWMNKGGPGRLTFDDD